The Erigeron canadensis isolate Cc75 chromosome 1, C_canadensis_v1, whole genome shotgun sequence genome segment gatgatgatgatgatgatgatcagaaATGGTTCTTGGCCCGTATTATAGAAGCTCAAAAAGCTTCATACGGTGTCGTGGTTAATACATTTAATGAATTGGAACCCGAGTATGTTAAGGAACTCTCAAAGGCTAGAGATACAAAAGTATGGTGTATAGGTCCTGTTTCCCTATGCAATCAAGATAGTCTGGATATAGCCGAGAGAGGAAACAAGGCTGCGATCAACTGCTTCATGAAAGGGAACCTGGGTCCGTGCTGTACGTCTGCTTAGGAAGTTTAGCTCGCGTGACCAGGGATTGAGATCGATCGGATTAGGGCTCAAGGCGTTAGGATTAGTTCCTGTTCCTTACGGGGAAGAAGATAAGATTGAAGCACTGCTGGTAACGAAGGAGGATGTCAAGGCGGCTGTCGAATGCCTaatggaagaagatgaagccgggaaacaaagaaaaaagagagCGGAAAAGCTTTCAGAAATGGCAAAGATAGCAACGGCGGAAGGGGGGCCGGTCTTCTGATGTCAATGTGAAATCCTTGATCCAAGATTTAACTCAAAGGCGGCGCGCGGCTTAACACATAGAGAGCAGATTTATCCATATAAATCAATAATGAATCATAAACAATAATAGTGTAATAaaatactagctagctagcttcgTACGTATTAGAAAGAAACTAGctactatatattttttcaagttaGTTATACTTTCATATTGTACTACTATGTCCTTACATTGTGATTGTAATGTAATTTTTGCTTTGGCAGCTAGCTAGCAAAAATAATACAGTATTATAACCCGAAgcatttgttttaattaattataatgcGATTTGCATACTTACTCTCTCGTTTGACTGGTCTTAATTACTTTCTTCCACATGCAGGAAGCccttttataaaaagttatttacAGGGTCAGTGCCGTCTCTGAGGATTTATGGACCTCGAccggaaaataaataaaaaatgccCAAAAGATAAGTGCAAcaactataattatatatactgaGATATAATAgcgatgataaatgttataatAAATTGGTacgtgagttttttttttttaagtattatggtttaatttttggataattgttaaaatttgtaacggacttaattaacaacatatattttttatatatatacataaaaaaaataaaaattcaagcAGCTAAAAAAGCAGACCTCGGTCAGTCGTCCACTTCGTCCTATGCCTAAGCCCCTCATGTACAGGGTTTAAAGTGGGTTAATCACAATATTGTGGTTAGCTGAATTATGGTGGTGATCTGCTAATATATCTTGAAGTATGCTTGCTTGATCCTTTTCTAGCATATTTCAAGTATATATTTCTCGATTGAATTGGTTGGAATTATGTCTAGAGTATTGTTTGTTTGGAgattctagttttttttttttttctggtgTATAAGCCTTGGTATACCAAGTGCTCTGTCcttatttgtaaatatttaagtATTAATACAATTCacagttttaaattaaagaaaaaaaaaagaaaacactcATCTGTCACTAAAAGAAGATCGAAGAATGTATAGATTCAATTCACTCATCGATCGGGGTCACGCAACAAATcgatgtcataaattaatggGTCGCTACTAgtctaatttagtttttaatttgctAGAATTTGATGACACCTTTAGATATATCgctaaaagttttttaaataacaatcGATAATATCTGAATCATTGATGTACACATAAAAATTGCGCCCGAGTAAAGATCCTTATTTACATTATGTacaacgagcatggtacccgcacaatgcggcgacgGGCCGACGATGATGGGGTGCgcgacatctattggtgtatgtaaatgtatttgatttaaaggggtttagagatattttataatataatggactaatggtataatttaatattaagggttgatggtgatttaattcattaaaggtattttagttAATTCGGATGTCctatttttgtaaactttcaagatggggttataatttttatatagtagtatagaagtatatagATGTACAACACAAAAAAGTTACTAAGTTCAGGTGTCACACATATACACCcaaatctatctatctatatatctattaaaagagtagttatcctAACAATTTAAAACCTCTTTCAATTTAAagccatttttaaaaattgacacataagcttttatcccatgtgtcatttttataaatttttataataattatcttatttaaacatatttaatgaattcTAAGAATTCTATATAtggcaaagatattttaataaattctcatcaaatataaatattaataaactattttggggtttttggaattttttatggtcaaatatattatttagatttttacatgtataGTCAACTTAATTGGGTTCaagaaaattattaataaattttttatcattaaaccaattcttttttaattatccgtgtcaaaattatttttcaaaaaattaatttaataatcgGTAAAACACctagtatcatatatatatatatatatttaaaaaaatgtaaggttgaTATATGGTTCTCAAAAGAAATGATCGAAGATATATTTTTGGAAACGGtggattaaaataaattaatggtTATGCTTAATTAATTcacgtgaacaaattatcgaagaGAGACCGACTTTAGTTAACATCTCCTTTTATGCATAACATTTACGTctcaaattatataaatatcctAGTAGCTAGGCTAGTACGTTCACATTCACAACTGATCGATCAGTACgtagaaatatatatactgtatcAATTATATATGGCTACCGATAATAATCTTCACTTTGTCTTGTTTCCTCTAATGGCTCAAGGCCATATGATACCCATGGTAGATATGGCCAGAATACTAGCCCACCGTGGCGCCACAGTCTCCATAGCCACCACTCCGCTTCTCGCAAATCGTGTTAGAGGGATCGTGACCCGAGCCAAACTCAAAATCCAGCTGCTTGAACTTCCACTCCCATTAGATAAAGTTGGTTTGCCACAAGGGTTCGAAAGCCTTGAAAGTGTTCCACCAACTGACATCAAGGTCAAGCTCTTCGAGGCCATGGACTTGCTCCAACAACCCATTGAGCAACTGTTTCGCGGACTATGTCCTCCTCCTTCATGTATAATCTCAGATTCTCCTTTTACGTGGACTCAAGATGTGGCTCGGAAGTTTAACATCCCCCGGCTTGTTTTCTATGGACCAGGGTGCTTCTGGCTCGTGTGCAAGCACCTTGTATCCGCTACAAACATTTTGGAACAGATTGAGTCTGACTCAGAACGGTTTGTGATTCCCGGCTTGCCTGACCGAATTGAAGTTACTAAACTTCAATTCTTGGGTACCTCCAAAACAATATCTGCTAAAGAGAAGTTGTTTAGGGACCGGTTTCAAAAAGCCGAGAGAGATGCATATGGGATTGTGGTTAATAGTTTTAACGAGTTGGAACCCGAGTATGCTCAAGAATTAGCAAGGCTGAAACACAAGAAAGTATGGTGTATAGGCCCGGTTTCATTATGCAACAAAGATAACAAGGATTTAGCAGACAGGGGAAACCGGGCCGCGGTTAATGAATCCGACTGC includes the following:
- the LOC122608086 gene encoding UDP-glycosyltransferase 73E1-like, with the protein product MATDNNLHFVLFPLMAQGHMIPMVDMARILAHRGATVSIATTPLLANRVRGIVTRAKLKIQLLELPLPLDKVGLPQGFESLESVPPTDIKVKLFEAMDLLQQPIEQLFRGLCPPPSCIISDSPFTWTQDVARKFNIPRLVFYGPGCFWLVCKHLVSATNILEQIESDSERFVIPGLPDRIEVTKLQFLGTSKTISAKEKLFRDRFQKAERDAYGIVVNSFNELEPEYAQELARLKHKKVWCIGPVSLCNKDNKDLADRGNRAAVNESDCLKWLDAKEPGSVIYVGLGSLAHVSSQQGIELGLGLEATNRPFVWCIRKKTEELEKWFSEEGFEERVKDRGLIVHGWAPQVLILSHRAVGGFLTHCGWNSTLESVCAGVPMVTWPHFADQFLNEAFIVDIHKIGVGIGVEIPDEDSIEALVKKVDVKEAVERLMNEDEDEAKQRRKRVTELGQMAKRAMAEGGSSCVNVTSLIQDINCLSRINKQTCQNEHQSHIS